The DNA region TGCACTGCTAGCAGTCGCCTTCTTCGAGGCCATTCTGGGAACTCTGCGCCTCTTCATCTTTACCCATACCGCTCGGCGTTTGGATCTGAGTCTATCGGCTCAACTATTTCGGCATCTAATGCGGTTGCCCCTGTCCTACTTTGAGTCCCGCCGGGTAGGAGATACCGTCGCCCGTGTTCAGGAGTTGGAAAATATTCGCCAGTTTCTGACAGGTACGGCGATGACCGTTGTTCTGGATGCCATCTTTGCGGTCGTCTACTTGACGATCATGTTCTACTACAGCGTTCCATTGACCTGGGTTGCTTTGGCGGTGTTACCTTTGTTTGCACTGCTTACCCTGATCGCCACTCCCATTCTGCGAGGCTGGCTGAATGAAACCTTCAACCGGAGTGCGGATAGCCAATCCTTCCTAGTTGAAACAGTAACGGGCATTCATTCGGTCAAAGCCCATACCGCAGAGCAAGTCTCACGAGAACGCTGGGAAGGCTTGTTTGCCCGATTTGTTCGCACTGGCTTCAAAGCCTCTACCACCTCAAATATCAGTAACAACATCGCCGATTTCCTGACGCATCTTTCGTCCCTGATTATTCTTTGGTTTGGAGCGAAACTTGTCATTGAGCAGAAGCTCACGATCGGCCAACTAATCGCCTTCCAGATGCTATCCAGTCGGATGACTGGGCCGCTCTTGCGCCTGATTCAACTTTGGCAAAACTTGCAACAGGTGCTATTGTCCGTCGATCGCATTGGGGATATTTTGAACACAGCTCCCGAAGCTGAAGCAGGCAGTGGCCTGGTATTGCCCCCCCTGAGAGGACAAATTGAGTTTGATCAGGTTTTCTTCCGCTATCACCCCCAACAGGAGCCTGTGTTACGAGGCATATCGTTCTCCGTTGAACCAGGGATGCTGGTGGGTGTTGTGGGACGTAGTGGCTCTGGAAAAAGTACCCTATCTAAACTGATTCAACGCTTATATCCCGTGGAATCTGGTCGCATCCTCATTGATGGGTTTGATATCAAGAGTGCTGATTTGGCTTCTCTCAGACAGCAAATTGGGGTCGTTTTGCAAGAAGACTTTATGTTTAACGGCACCATCTTTGACAACATCAGTCTTGGCCATCCTGATGCCACGGCTGAAAAAGTGGTTGAAGCCGCTCGCTTGGCGGCTGCTCATGATTTTATTAGTGAACTCCCTCATGGCTACGAAACCAACATTGGGGAGCGGGGTACGGCCCTATCGGGTGGCCAGCGCCAACGCCTAGCTCTATCTCGCCTATTTCTTTCTCAAGCTCCAATTTTATTGCTGGATGAGGCCACCAGTGCGCTGGATAGTGAGACAGAACAGCAAGTCCTGCAAAGCTTGCAACGAGTTTCAAAAGACCGGACGGTATTCCTGATTGCTCACCGCTTTGCGCCTTTAAAGAAAGCCGACCTGATTGTTGTGCTGGAAAAAGGAGTGTTAGTGGAAAAGGGAACTCACGATGAATTACTCCGTAGTAAGGGATTATACTACTCGCTTTATCAACGCCAGCAGGCGGCGGTGTAATCCACGGTAAAACTACTTAGAGTACCCATTACCAGGAAAATCATTTGCAAGAATTCAATAAATTTACCGCTTCCTGCTTGGAAATTAGCTCAAGCGGGGAAACCTATTGGGGCGAATGTAGAGGGTTTCACAATGGCTGATAATGGTATTTTCGATAACACGGCTTCAGGTACTCAGCG from Leptodesmis sichuanensis A121 includes:
- a CDS encoding peptidase domain-containing ABC transporter, with amino-acid sequence MIANDLATDLPWNIPPLSLLNPEQQVQFKQQAEIRRFSLGEMIWATDQPGMQAMVMAGKVRLVPEEGQSVILKSGDWLGDLLHLPGFWKARAADKDVVVVVWRSHLWTAISSTELERFWTAQRFRCLPKTADTPQPVTGFPFVAGVNTGAACLTMVANHLQNSTQLEWVQRQLRSQSSSDVMEAAEKVGLQLRHIKIDWSELRLLGLPALMLWQDTEDGSQERPVGNGTRASRHWVVVYAVKGDRLIIADPLNPNQTCESIPRAIVEASWDGQLWQAETIQKQDRFSLAWFLPAVWKYRLLLSEVLLASFTLQVLGLASPIITQVVIDKVMVQGSLSTLDVMAFALLAVAFFEAILGTLRLFIFTHTARRLDLSLSAQLFRHLMRLPLSYFESRRVGDTVARVQELENIRQFLTGTAMTVVLDAIFAVVYLTIMFYYSVPLTWVALAVLPLFALLTLIATPILRGWLNETFNRSADSQSFLVETVTGIHSVKAHTAEQVSRERWEGLFARFVRTGFKASTTSNISNNIADFLTHLSSLIILWFGAKLVIEQKLTIGQLIAFQMLSSRMTGPLLRLIQLWQNLQQVLLSVDRIGDILNTAPEAEAGSGLVLPPLRGQIEFDQVFFRYHPQQEPVLRGISFSVEPGMLVGVVGRSGSGKSTLSKLIQRLYPVESGRILIDGFDIKSADLASLRQQIGVVLQEDFMFNGTIFDNISLGHPDATAEKVVEAARLAAAHDFISELPHGYETNIGERGTALSGGQRQRLALSRLFLSQAPILLLDEATSALDSETEQQVLQSLQRVSKDRTVFLIAHRFAPLKKADLIVVLEKGVLVEKGTHDELLRSKGLYYSLYQRQQAAV